One window from the genome of Acuticoccus sp. I52.16.1 encodes:
- the dnaJ gene encoding molecular chaperone DnaJ codes for MATTQKRDYYELLEVSRTVDEKGLKSAYRKLAMKYHPDRNPGDTDAELMFKEVSEAYEVLRDPQKRAAYDRFGHAAFEGGMRGGAGGPGFGNDFASAMSDIFDEFFGGARGGGGGGAGRGGRHRGSDLRYNLEIDLEDSFRGKRVTINVPSSSTCDVCSGSGARPGTEPVSCPTCHGAGRVRVSQGFFTLERTCVTCSGRGSVVRDPCTNCGGSGRVSKERELSVDIPAGIEDGTRIRLAGDGEAGVMGGPPGDLYIFLSIRPHDFFQREGADLYCRVPISMARAALGGSIEVPSIDGEKAKVKIPEATQTGRQFRLRGKGMPVLRSSQTGDMYIQVVVETPQKLTRRQRELLTEFEELSSNENHPESHGFFSRAREFFENLSQ; via the coding sequence ATGGCGACGACTCAAAAGCGCGACTACTACGAGCTTCTCGAGGTTTCTCGGACTGTGGACGAGAAGGGCCTCAAGAGTGCCTATCGCAAACTCGCCATGAAGTATCACCCGGATCGCAACCCGGGCGATACCGATGCCGAGCTGATGTTCAAGGAGGTCTCCGAAGCCTACGAGGTGCTGCGCGACCCACAAAAGCGCGCCGCCTACGACCGCTTCGGCCACGCCGCGTTCGAAGGCGGCATGCGCGGTGGCGCCGGCGGCCCCGGCTTCGGCAACGACTTCGCCTCCGCCATGAGCGACATTTTCGACGAGTTCTTCGGCGGCGCGCGAGGCGGCGGTGGCGGCGGGGCGGGCCGTGGTGGCCGGCACCGTGGCTCGGACCTGCGCTACAACCTCGAGATCGACCTGGAAGACTCGTTCCGCGGCAAGCGGGTGACGATCAACGTACCGTCGAGCAGCACCTGCGACGTGTGCAGCGGCTCCGGCGCGCGCCCCGGTACCGAGCCGGTCAGCTGCCCGACCTGCCACGGCGCGGGCCGCGTGCGGGTGAGCCAGGGCTTCTTCACGCTGGAGCGCACCTGCGTCACCTGTTCGGGCCGTGGCTCGGTGGTGCGCGATCCGTGCACCAACTGCGGCGGCTCGGGGCGCGTGTCGAAGGAGCGCGAGCTGTCGGTCGATATTCCGGCCGGGATCGAGGACGGCACCCGCATTCGCCTGGCCGGCGACGGTGAGGCCGGCGTGATGGGCGGGCCTCCGGGCGATCTCTACATCTTCCTCTCGATCCGCCCGCACGACTTCTTCCAGCGCGAAGGGGCCGACCTTTATTGCCGGGTCCCGATCTCCATGGCGCGGGCCGCGCTCGGCGGCTCCATCGAGGTCCCTTCGATCGACGGCGAGAAGGCCAAGGTGAAGATTCCCGAGGCGACGCAGACCGGCCGGCAGTTCCGGCTCCGCGGCAAGGGCATGCCGGTCCTGCGGTCCAGCCAGACCGGCGATATGTATATTCAGGTGGTCGTCGAGACGCCGCAGAAGTTGACCCGCCGGCAACGAGAGCTATTGACGGAGTTCGAGGAACTGTCGTCGAACGAGAACCATCCTGAGAGTCATGGGTTCTTTTCCCGTGCCCGTGAGTTTTTCGAGAATCTCTCCCAATAA
- the hslV gene encoding ATP-dependent protease subunit HslV translates to MTETSKAPWHGTTIVTVRKGDKVVVAGDGQVTMGHTVVKGTARKVRPIGKGTVIAGFAGATADAFTLLERLEAKLEQYPDQLMRAAVELAKDWRTDRYLRHLEAMMIVADKTETLVITGNGDVLQPEEGIAGIGSGGTYALAAARALAAETDLSAEEIARRAMKIAADICVYTNDSVIVESLDAV, encoded by the coding sequence ATGACTGAGACTTCCAAGGCCCCTTGGCACGGCACGACCATCGTCACCGTGCGCAAGGGCGACAAGGTCGTCGTCGCCGGCGACGGTCAGGTGACGATGGGCCACACCGTGGTCAAAGGCACCGCACGCAAGGTCCGGCCGATCGGCAAGGGCACGGTGATCGCCGGGTTCGCAGGCGCCACGGCCGACGCCTTCACCCTTCTGGAGCGCCTTGAGGCCAAGCTCGAGCAATACCCCGACCAGCTGATGCGCGCCGCCGTCGAGCTGGCGAAGGATTGGCGCACCGACCGCTACCTGCGTCATCTCGAGGCGATGATGATCGTCGCCGACAAGACCGAGACGCTGGTGATCACGGGCAACGGCGACGTGCTGCAGCCCGAGGAGGGCATCGCCGGCATCGGTTCGGGCGGCACCTACGCGCTCGCGGCCGCCCGCGCGCTCGCCGCGGAGACGGACCTTTCGGCGGAGGAGATCGCCCGCCGCGCCATGAAGATCGCCGCGGACATCTGCGTCTACACCAACGACAGCGTCATCGTCGAAAGTCTCGACGCGGTATGA
- a CDS encoding class I SAM-dependent methyltransferase codes for MQLRLTQEMQTLKQKRSRGVTARRDIRILEELRMLARRTEADLRPSQTTRDRLRRIQERVVDEVRFLRQWAESPLKTGAVAPSGQELSRLMAGYVELDRPGVIVELGPGTGAVTQALVDRGVPQERLLLIEYSPEFCTLLRERFPGATVMQGNAYALGEVLAEVGQPPVASVVSGLPLFTRPLPERQALLSAAMAAMAPGAPFIQFSYALVPAVQGLVGITWSTSRWVLANLPPARVWAYRSEAERAAIAA; via the coding sequence ATGCAACTGCGTCTGACGCAGGAAATGCAGACTCTCAAGCAGAAGCGTAGCCGCGGGGTCACCGCCCGCCGCGACATCCGGATCCTGGAAGAATTGCGCATGCTGGCCCGCCGCACCGAGGCGGACCTGCGCCCATCGCAGACCACTAGGGACCGCCTGCGGCGCATCCAGGAGCGTGTCGTCGACGAGGTGCGCTTTCTGCGCCAGTGGGCCGAGAGCCCGCTGAAGACCGGCGCGGTCGCACCCTCTGGGCAGGAGCTGTCGCGGCTGATGGCGGGTTACGTCGAACTCGACCGGCCGGGCGTCATCGTCGAGCTGGGACCGGGCACCGGCGCGGTCACGCAGGCGCTCGTCGACCGCGGCGTGCCGCAGGAACGGCTGCTCCTGATCGAGTATTCGCCCGAGTTCTGCACGCTGCTGCGCGAGCGCTTCCCCGGCGCGACCGTGATGCAGGGGAACGCCTACGCCCTCGGCGAAGTGCTGGCGGAAGTGGGCCAGCCGCCGGTCGCCTCGGTGGTGTCGGGCCTGCCGTTGTTCACGCGGCCGCTGCCGGAACGCCAGGCGCTCCTGTCGGCGGCGATGGCGGCGATGGCGCCGGGTGCGCCGTTCATTCAGTTCTCCTACGCGCTGGTGCCCGCCGTTCAGGGCCTGGTCGGCATCACCTGGTCGACCTCGCGCTGGGTCCTCGCCAACCTGCCGCCGGCGCGCGTGTGGGCCTACCGCTCAGAGGCCGAGCGCGCCGCCATCGCGGCCTAG
- a CDS encoding AprI/Inh family metalloprotease inhibitor — translation MIEYRSMSRTSTSGACAPRTLGLAMVGILTVALGGCMTQRTQTVASVQPAPSRPVSQAPLAPPPITQQPQEPQVPEAPIAGQPLPDGSMPGAPGTDVAAASPAPSGVNVGRTDLLGGWSIASGGDNCQLFMSLTTWTGGYRASTRGCSAPSLAGIAAWDLNGSQVTLKGGDGSSTVATLRATSAQSFSGSTADGSGITVSR, via the coding sequence ATGATCGAGTACCGTTCCATGTCGCGCACCTCCACGTCAGGAGCGTGCGCGCCGCGCACCCTGGGCCTTGCCATGGTCGGCATCCTGACGGTCGCGCTCGGCGGTTGCATGACGCAGCGCACGCAGACCGTGGCCTCCGTCCAGCCCGCGCCGTCGCGGCCCGTCAGTCAGGCGCCGCTCGCCCCGCCGCCGATCACCCAGCAGCCGCAGGAGCCCCAAGTTCCCGAGGCGCCGATCGCCGGCCAGCCCCTGCCGGACGGGTCGATGCCCGGCGCGCCGGGGACCGACGTCGCCGCCGCCTCCCCCGCCCCGTCGGGCGTGAACGTCGGCCGGACGGATCTGCTCGGCGGCTGGAGCATCGCCAGCGGCGGCGACAACTGCCAGCTCTTCATGTCGTTGACGACGTGGACCGGCGGCTATCGCGCCTCCACGCGCGGCTGCTCGGCCCCCTCGCTCGCCGGCATCGCGGCGTGGGACCTCAACGGCAGTCAGGTTACGCTGAAGGGCGGAGACGGCTCGTCCACGGTGGCGACGCTGCGCGCCACCTCGGCGCAGAGCTTCTCCGGCTCCACGGCCGACGGGTCGGGCATCACCGTCTCGCGCTGA
- a CDS encoding DUF421 domain-containing protein encodes MVFLSTGGSSIPPGTAPKARSYACDETSKSRLRSHYMVELYSDAPRAVQVAVLALVAYAALVVLLRVSGKRTLTDLNAFDFVVTVALGSILATTILSPSVALVDGLTALAVLIICQGVVALLASRSDAVRRAVKSEPALVVHEGRLLHKAMRDARLSEAAVLAAVRSAGRADLTDVHAIVLETNGALSVVPDAPTADGRAMEAARNPGV; translated from the coding sequence ATGGTGTTCCTTTCCACCGGCGGATCCTCGATCCCGCCGGGCACCGCCCCAAAGGCGCGGTCTTATGCGTGCGACGAAACCTCGAAGAGCCGGCTGCGTTCGCACTACATGGTAGAATTATATTCTGACGCGCCGCGCGCTGTGCAAGTGGCGGTTCTCGCCCTCGTCGCCTACGCCGCGCTGGTGGTCCTGCTCCGGGTCAGCGGCAAACGCACGCTGACCGATCTCAACGCTTTCGACTTCGTCGTGACGGTCGCACTCGGCTCGATCCTGGCGACGACGATCCTGTCGCCCAGCGTCGCTCTGGTGGACGGGCTCACCGCGCTGGCGGTCCTGATCATCTGCCAAGGGGTCGTCGCGCTGCTCGCATCGCGCTCCGACGCGGTTCGCCGCGCGGTCAAATCCGAGCCGGCGCTCGTCGTCCACGAGGGCCGGCTTCTGCACAAGGCGATGCGCGACGCACGCTTGTCCGAAGCCGCCGTGCTCGCCGCCGTCCGCTCGGCCGGCCGCGCCGATCTCACCGATGTGCACGCCATCGTCCTCGAGACCAACGGCGCGCTCAGCGTCGTGCCCGACGCGCCGACGGCCGACGGTCGGGCCATGGAGGCCGCCCGCAACCCGGGCGTCTGA
- a CDS encoding cytochrome b/b6 domain-containing protein: protein MPTTTEPPFRASRYTTGAIVLHWTIAILVILQIAGGFTMEALAERGSALQYTLFQLHKSMGATVLVLTVARILWRAFNPPPAEPASVSRMERVVAGIVHKVFYLLLLVIPLAGWVVITVSPIQIETVLYFQSWLPWPHLPGFGGLGADARANVEDIAGDVHVILAYAMGVLVLLHIAGAVKHQMENGRYLRRMTGFSGGDGPRNAYGQATTVVATLVFGGAIIGSAGIARHEAALARAPAAVSPDEAEVLGSAAAQPPAPEPAPAGPTPEPETATTETEAADTLQSAAAPEEPAGAVSGAPVDVAAVQAPEADAPEADTPVADAPEAAAEHPAPEPAAVPQWTVRPGESALTIRFGYQSGEVVARFESFDADIAFDPADLDASSIRVAVDLTSVTIDSGGVPMAQLRGPDGLAVDAAATATFTSRRIRQSGDGSYVADGELDLRGTVRPIALAFDLAIDGDVARADAGATLERLDYTIGARSDPTGGTVALEVTVAVDVVADRR, encoded by the coding sequence GTGCCGACCACCACCGAACCCCCGTTTCGCGCCTCGCGCTACACCACCGGCGCCATCGTCCTGCACTGGACCATCGCGATCCTGGTGATCCTGCAGATCGCCGGCGGGTTCACGATGGAGGCGCTCGCCGAGCGGGGCTCGGCGCTGCAATATACCCTCTTCCAGCTGCACAAGAGCATGGGGGCGACGGTCCTCGTTCTCACCGTGGCGCGCATCCTGTGGCGGGCGTTCAACCCGCCGCCGGCCGAGCCGGCCAGCGTCTCGCGCATGGAGCGCGTCGTCGCCGGCATCGTGCACAAGGTCTTCTACTTGCTGCTCCTGGTAATTCCGCTGGCGGGCTGGGTGGTGATCACCGTGTCGCCGATCCAGATCGAGACGGTGCTCTACTTCCAGAGCTGGCTGCCGTGGCCGCATCTGCCGGGCTTCGGCGGCCTCGGCGCCGACGCGCGCGCCAATGTCGAAGACATCGCGGGCGACGTCCACGTGATCCTGGCCTATGCGATGGGCGTGCTCGTTCTGCTGCACATCGCCGGGGCGGTGAAGCACCAGATGGAGAACGGGCGCTACCTTCGCCGGATGACCGGCTTTTCCGGCGGTGACGGCCCGCGCAACGCCTATGGTCAAGCGACAACGGTGGTCGCGACGCTGGTGTTCGGCGGGGCGATCATCGGCTCGGCCGGCATCGCCCGTCACGAGGCGGCCCTGGCGCGCGCTCCCGCCGCCGTCTCTCCCGACGAGGCCGAGGTGCTGGGCTCCGCTGCCGCGCAGCCGCCCGCCCCCGAGCCTGCCCCGGCCGGTCCCACGCCCGAGCCGGAAACCGCGACGACCGAAACCGAAGCCGCCGACACGCTCCAGTCCGCCGCCGCGCCCGAAGAGCCGGCCGGCGCGGTGAGCGGTGCGCCGGTGGACGTCGCGGCGGTGCAGGCTCCGGAGGCCGATGCTCCCGAGGCCGACACACCGGTGGCCGACGCTCCCGAGGCCGCAGCGGAGCACCCCGCCCCGGAGCCCGCGGCGGTGCCGCAGTGGACCGTGCGGCCCGGCGAGAGCGCTCTGACAATCCGCTTCGGCTACCAGTCCGGCGAGGTGGTCGCCCGGTTCGAGTCCTTCGACGCGGACATCGCCTTCGATCCCGCCGATCTCGACGCCTCGTCGATCCGCGTCGCCGTGGACCTCACCAGCGTCACCATCGACAGCGGCGGTGTGCCGATGGCGCAGCTTCGCGGACCGGACGGCCTCGCCGTCGACGCGGCGGCCACGGCGACCTTCACGTCGCGCCGGATCCGCCAATCCGGTGATGGCAGCTATGTCGCCGACGGAGAGCTCGACCTGCGGGGGACCGTGCGGCCCATCGCGCTCGCCTTCGACCTCGCCATCGACGGGGACGTGGCGCGCGCCGACGCCGGAGCCACGCTGGAGCGGCTCGACTATACGATCGGCGCCCGCAGCGATCCGACCGGCGGAACCGTCGCGCTCGAGGTCACCGTGGCTGTGGATGTGGTGGCCGATCGTCGTTGA
- the hslU gene encoding ATP-dependent protease ATPase subunit HslU: MTDFSPREIVSELDRYIIGQKEAKRAVAIALRNRWRRQQLTDELREEVMPKNILMIGPTGVGKTEISRRLAKLANAPFIKVEATKFTEVGYVGRDVEQIVRDLVEIGLGQVRERRRKEVRATAHAAAEARVLEAVVGKNASPATKDSFSKRLRNGELDDREIEVEISAAPQMPNFELPGMPGANIGVMNLSDMFGKAFGQQKKSHRTTVRDSYELLIAEESDKLLDDEKLTKEALRQVENNGIVFLDEIDKITVRSDRVGGDVSREGVQRDLLPLVEGTTVTTKYGQVKTDHILFIASGAFHVSKPSDLLPELQGRLPIRVELQPLTKEDFRSILTETEASLIKQSSALMATEGVTLEFTDDGIDAIAEVAVDINATVENIGARRLQTVIERVLDDISFTATDRAGDTLTIDGEYVRSGVAEIAKNADLSRFIL, translated from the coding sequence ATGACCGACTTCTCACCCCGCGAGATCGTCTCCGAGCTGGACCGCTACATCATCGGCCAGAAGGAGGCCAAACGCGCCGTCGCGATCGCGCTGCGCAACCGTTGGCGCCGCCAGCAGCTCACCGACGAGCTGCGCGAGGAGGTGATGCCCAAGAACATCCTGATGATCGGCCCGACCGGCGTCGGCAAGACGGAGATCTCGCGCCGTCTCGCCAAGCTCGCCAACGCGCCGTTCATCAAGGTCGAGGCGACGAAGTTCACCGAGGTCGGCTATGTCGGCCGCGATGTGGAGCAGATCGTGCGCGACCTGGTGGAGATCGGCCTCGGCCAGGTCCGCGAGCGGCGCCGCAAGGAGGTCCGCGCCACGGCCCATGCCGCCGCTGAAGCGCGCGTCCTGGAGGCGGTGGTCGGCAAGAACGCCTCGCCCGCGACCAAGGACAGCTTCTCCAAGCGCCTTCGCAACGGCGAGCTGGACGACCGCGAGATCGAGGTCGAGATCTCGGCCGCGCCGCAGATGCCGAACTTCGAGCTGCCCGGCATGCCCGGCGCCAACATCGGCGTGATGAACCTCTCCGACATGTTCGGCAAGGCATTCGGCCAGCAGAAGAAGTCCCACCGCACCACCGTGCGCGACTCCTACGAGCTCCTCATCGCCGAGGAGTCCGACAAGCTGCTCGACGACGAGAAGCTCACCAAGGAGGCGTTGCGACAGGTGGAGAACAACGGCATCGTCTTCCTCGACGAGATCGACAAGATCACCGTGCGGTCCGACCGTGTCGGCGGAGACGTCTCGCGCGAGGGCGTGCAGCGCGACCTGCTGCCGCTCGTCGAGGGGACGACGGTCACTACCAAGTACGGCCAGGTGAAGACCGACCACATCCTCTTCATCGCGTCGGGGGCATTCCACGTCTCCAAGCCGTCGGACCTCTTGCCGGAGTTGCAGGGGCGCCTGCCGATCCGCGTCGAGCTGCAACCGCTCACGAAGGAGGACTTCCGGTCGATCCTGACCGAGACGGAAGCCTCGCTCATCAAGCAGTCCTCCGCGCTGATGGCGACGGAGGGCGTGACGCTGGAGTTCACCGACGACGGGATCGACGCGATCGCCGAGGTGGCCGTGGACATCAACGCCACGGTCGAGAACATCGGTGCGCGACGGTTGCAGACGGTGATCGAACGCGTCCTCGACGACATCTCCTTCACCGCCACCGACCGCGCGGGCGACACGTTGACGATCGACGGCGAGTATGTGCGCTCCGGCGTGGCGGAGATCGCCAAGAACGCGGACTTGTCGCGCTTCATCCTGTGA
- the dnaK gene encoding molecular chaperone DnaK — MSKVIGIDLGTTNSCVAVMDGKNAKVIENAEGMRTTPSMVAFTEDGERLVGQPAKRQAVTNPENTLFAVKRLIGRRFADPTVDKDKGLVPFDIVKADNGDAWVKARDKDYSPSQISAFILQKMKETAESYLGETVDKAVITVPAYFNDSQRQATKDAGKIAGLEVLRIINEPTAAALAYGLDKKDGKTIAVYDLGGGTFDVSILEIGDGVFEVKSTNGDTFLGGEDFDIRILDYLADEFKKEQGIDLRKDKLALQRLKEAAEKAKIELSSSTQTEVNLPFITADQSGPKHLTMKLSRSKLESLVEDLVERTMGPCRAALKDAELNASQIDEVVLVGGMTRMPKVQEAVKGFFGKEPHKGVNPDEVVAIGAAIQGGVLQGDVKDVLLLDVTPLSLGIETLGGVFTRLIDRNTTIPTKKSQVFSTAEDSQSAVTIRVFQGEREMAADNKMLGQFDLVGIPPAPRGVPQIEVTFDIDANGIVNVSAKDKGTGKEQVIRIQASGGLSDTDIEQMVKDAESHAEDDKKRRALVEAKNQGEALIHSTEKMLSENGDKIAESDKSTVEAAVADLKTALEGEDPAAIEQRTQALAQASMKLGEAMYAAQQGGDDGDAGADPDAAAEKDDVVDADFEEVSDDDRKRSA; from the coding sequence ATGAGCAAAGTCATCGGCATTGACCTCGGGACGACCAATTCGTGCGTCGCCGTCATGGACGGCAAGAACGCCAAGGTCATCGAGAACGCCGAGGGCATGCGCACCACGCCGTCGATGGTCGCCTTCACCGAAGACGGTGAGCGCCTCGTCGGCCAGCCCGCGAAACGTCAGGCCGTCACCAATCCCGAGAACACCCTTTTCGCCGTCAAGCGTCTGATCGGCCGCCGTTTTGCCGATCCGACCGTCGACAAGGACAAGGGTCTCGTCCCGTTCGACATCGTGAAGGCGGACAACGGCGACGCCTGGGTCAAGGCGCGCGACAAGGACTACAGCCCCTCGCAGATTTCCGCCTTCATCCTGCAGAAGATGAAGGAGACCGCCGAGTCCTACCTCGGCGAGACGGTCGACAAGGCGGTCATCACGGTCCCCGCATACTTCAACGACAGCCAGCGTCAGGCCACCAAGGACGCCGGCAAGATCGCCGGTCTCGAGGTGCTGCGCATCATCAACGAGCCGACGGCGGCCGCGCTCGCCTACGGTCTCGACAAGAAGGACGGCAAGACCATCGCCGTCTACGACCTCGGCGGCGGCACGTTCGACGTCTCGATCCTGGAGATCGGCGACGGCGTGTTCGAGGTGAAGTCGACGAACGGTGACACGTTCCTCGGCGGCGAGGACTTCGACATCCGGATCCTCGATTACCTCGCGGACGAGTTCAAGAAGGAGCAGGGCATCGACCTGCGCAAGGACAAGCTCGCCCTCCAGCGCCTGAAAGAGGCGGCGGAGAAGGCCAAGATCGAGCTGTCCTCCTCGACGCAGACCGAGGTGAACCTGCCGTTCATCACGGCCGACCAGTCGGGCCCGAAGCACCTGACCATGAAGCTGTCGCGCTCCAAGCTCGAGAGCCTGGTCGAGGATCTCGTCGAGCGTACGATGGGCCCGTGCCGCGCCGCGCTGAAGGACGCCGAGCTGAACGCCTCGCAGATCGACGAGGTCGTGCTCGTCGGCGGCATGACGCGTATGCCGAAGGTCCAGGAGGCCGTGAAGGGCTTCTTCGGCAAGGAGCCGCACAAGGGCGTGAACCCGGACGAGGTCGTCGCCATCGGCGCCGCGATCCAGGGCGGTGTGCTGCAGGGTGACGTGAAGGACGTCCTGCTCCTCGACGTGACCCCGCTGTCGCTCGGCATCGAGACGCTGGGCGGCGTCTTCACCCGCCTGATCGACCGGAACACCACGATCCCGACCAAGAAGTCCCAGGTCTTCTCGACCGCCGAGGACTCCCAGTCGGCCGTGACGATCCGCGTCTTCCAGGGCGAGCGCGAGATGGCGGCCGACAACAAGATGCTCGGCCAGTTCGATCTCGTCGGCATTCCGCCGGCGCCCCGCGGCGTGCCGCAGATCGAGGTCACGTTCGACATCGACGCCAACGGCATCGTCAACGTGTCGGCCAAGGACAAGGGCACCGGCAAGGAGCAGGTGATCCGCATCCAGGCCTCGGGTGGCCTGTCCGACACCGACATCGAGCAGATGGTCAAGGACGCCGAGAGCCACGCCGAGGACGACAAGAAGCGGCGCGCCCTCGTCGAGGCCAAGAACCAGGGCGAGGCCCTGATCCACTCGACCGAGAAGATGCTGTCGGAGAACGGCGACAAGATCGCCGAGTCCGACAAGTCGACCGTCGAGGCGGCCGTCGCGGACCTGAAGACCGCGCTGGAAGGCGAGGATCCGGCGGCCATCGAGCAGCGCACGCAGGCGCTAGCGCAGGCCTCCATGAAGCTGGGCGAGGCGATGTACGCCGCGCAGCAGGGCGGTGACGACGGCGACGCCGGCGCCGATCCCGACGCCGCGGCCGAGAAGGACGACGTCGTCGACGCCGACTTCGAGGAAGTGTCGGACGACGACCGCAAGCGTTCCGCCTGA
- a CDS encoding alpha-ketoglutarate-dependent dioxygenase AlkB, which translates to MADTIEATGLAIHPGMLSPAEQRSLLAQIQMVMKRSPLYRPTMPRTGKPFSVMMTNCGTLGWVADKAGYRYQPRHPETGKPWPPIPDQLTALWTRLGAPATPEACLVNIYDEGARLGMHQDSDEATFDAPVVSVSLGDTAVFRMGGTTRRGPTRSVRLSSGDVVVFGGPSRLMYHGIDRVLSGSSRLIEGGGRINLTLRRVTPWTDAAAS; encoded by the coding sequence ATGGCCGATACGATCGAAGCCACCGGTCTCGCGATCCATCCTGGCATGCTCTCGCCGGCCGAGCAGCGCAGCCTGCTGGCGCAGATCCAGATGGTCATGAAGCGCTCGCCGCTCTACCGGCCGACGATGCCGCGCACCGGCAAGCCCTTCTCCGTGATGATGACGAACTGCGGCACCCTCGGCTGGGTGGCCGACAAGGCCGGCTACCGCTACCAGCCGCGCCACCCGGAGACGGGCAAGCCCTGGCCGCCGATTCCGGACCAGCTCACCGCGCTGTGGACCCGCCTCGGCGCCCCGGCCACGCCCGAAGCCTGCCTCGTCAACATCTACGACGAGGGCGCCAGGCTGGGCATGCACCAGGACAGCGACGAGGCCACCTTCGACGCGCCGGTGGTGTCGGTCTCGCTGGGCGACACGGCGGTCTTCCGCATGGGTGGGACGACGCGCCGCGGGCCGACGCGCTCGGTGCGCCTGTCCTCCGGTGACGTGGTCGTGTTCGGCGGCCCGTCGCGGTTGATGTACCATGGAATCGATCGCGTGCTCAGCGGTTCGTCCCGCCTGATCGAGGGTGGCGGCCGCATCAACCTGACCCTCAGACGGGTGACGCCATGGACCGACGCCGCCGCCTCCTGA
- a CDS encoding type II CAAX prenyl endopeptidase Rce1 family protein: MTLTTGRLILCGVVLIGVACAAVPVFTGWWPGGFAGYVLVLALYWALFCIPVGVLSGAYRLGISWRVRGAVWVPVLILVQALSYAVYGLVQGLASLPVEALALGALAALVNAPLEEFAWRGAYLSVARRNPLVQAVGVWIFTLWHVPLMFASGVDFGENTLVVLMGVFALGSVWAIGSFWTGALGWAIVGHVIVNMVAFPALLAANM; the protein is encoded by the coding sequence ATGACGCTGACGACCGGCCGTCTCATCCTCTGCGGCGTGGTGCTGATCGGCGTCGCCTGTGCGGCGGTGCCGGTCTTCACTGGGTGGTGGCCGGGCGGGTTCGCCGGCTATGTCCTCGTCCTGGCGCTGTACTGGGCGCTTTTCTGCATCCCCGTCGGCGTCCTCTCCGGGGCATACCGGCTCGGCATCTCGTGGCGGGTGCGCGGCGCGGTATGGGTGCCGGTCCTCATTCTGGTGCAGGCGCTGAGCTACGCCGTCTACGGGCTGGTCCAGGGGCTCGCCTCGCTGCCGGTCGAGGCGCTGGCGCTGGGGGCGCTGGCGGCCCTCGTCAACGCCCCGCTGGAGGAGTTCGCCTGGCGCGGCGCCTACCTGTCGGTCGCGCGGCGCAATCCGTTGGTCCAGGCCGTCGGTGTCTGGATCTTCACGCTGTGGCACGTGCCGTTGATGTTCGCGAGCGGCGTCGACTTCGGCGAGAACACGCTCGTGGTGCTCATGGGCGTGTTCGCGCTCGGCTCGGTGTGGGCGATCGGCTCGTTCTGGACCGGGGCCCTCGGCTGGGCGATCGTCGGGCACGTCATCGTCAATATGGTAGCCTTCCCCGCCCTCCTCGCCGCCAACATGTAG
- a CDS encoding YceI family protein, with the protein MRLMLAAATTLALMLPASAESLDIPSGTYKNDPTHSSIVWKVSHIGFSTYTGMFAREAIDATIELDADDVANSKLSVTLAGREVRTLHPGDTDFNAEIASAMFMNTAEFPEVTFTATEIDVTGENTADITGELTIAGQTHPLTLKTTLNQAANHPMAGTPALGITATGSLMRSQYGNEGLLGPISDEVTIEIQAEFMKQD; encoded by the coding sequence ATGCGCCTTATGCTCGCCGCCGCGACGACGCTCGCCCTCATGCTCCCGGCCTCGGCCGAGTCCCTCGACATTCCGTCGGGCACCTACAAGAACGACCCCACCCACTCCTCGATCGTGTGGAAGGTGTCGCACATCGGCTTCTCCACCTACACCGGCATGTTCGCCCGTGAGGCGATCGACGCGACCATCGAGCTCGACGCCGACGACGTGGCCAACTCCAAGCTGAGCGTGACGCTCGCCGGCCGGGAAGTGCGCACGCTTCACCCCGGCGACACCGACTTCAACGCCGAGATCGCTTCGGCGATGTTCATGAACACCGCCGAGTTTCCCGAGGTGACCTTCACCGCCACCGAGATCGACGTGACCGGCGAGAACACCGCCGACATCACCGGCGAACTGACCATCGCCGGGCAGACGCATCCGCTGACGCTGAAGACCACGCTGAACCAGGCCGCGAACCACCCGATGGCCGGCACCCCCGCGCTCGGCATCACCGCGACCGGCTCGCTGATGCGCTCGCAGTATGGCAACGAGGGGCTGCTCGGTCCGATCTCCGACGAGGTGACGATCGAGATCCAAGCCGAGTTCATGAAGCAGGATTGA